In the genome of Gloeotrichia echinulata CP02, one region contains:
- the rpsB gene encoding 30S ribosomal protein S2 — protein sequence MPVVSLAQMMESGVHFGHQTRRWNPKMSPYIYTSRNGVHIIDLVQTAQLMEDAYSYMRTQAEQGKKFLFVGTKRQAAGIIAQEARRCGSHYINQRWLGGMLTNWTTIKTRVDRLKDLERREETGALDLLPKKEASMLRREMAKLQKYLGGIKTLRKIPDVVVIVDQRREYNAVQECQKLSIPIVSMLDTNCDPDVVDIPIPANDDAIRSIKLIVGKLADAIYEGRHGQLEVDDDDDSEMSEYDEEYDDSEYSDSVIPDDDEE from the coding sequence ATGCCAGTAGTTTCGTTGGCTCAAATGATGGAGTCTGGGGTTCACTTTGGGCATCAGACCCGCCGTTGGAATCCAAAAATGTCTCCTTATATCTACACCTCTCGCAATGGTGTACATATCATCGACTTGGTGCAAACAGCCCAGTTGATGGAAGATGCTTATAGCTACATGCGTACACAAGCAGAACAAGGTAAAAAGTTCCTGTTTGTCGGCACCAAGCGCCAAGCAGCGGGAATTATTGCCCAAGAAGCTAGGCGTTGTGGTTCTCATTACATTAACCAGCGTTGGTTGGGTGGAATGCTAACGAACTGGACAACCATTAAAACCAGGGTAGACCGCCTCAAAGATTTGGAACGTCGCGAAGAAACCGGGGCGCTGGATTTATTACCCAAAAAAGAAGCCTCAATGCTGCGTCGGGAAATGGCGAAGCTGCAGAAATACTTGGGCGGGATTAAAACCTTACGCAAAATACCCGATGTAGTGGTAATTGTAGACCAACGCCGGGAATATAACGCCGTTCAAGAATGCCAAAAGCTGTCAATTCCCATTGTGTCGATGTTGGATACCAACTGCGACCCGGATGTAGTAGATATTCCTATCCCAGCCAACGACGACGCCATCAGGTCGATTAAGCTGATAGTTGGCAAATTGGCAGACGCCATCTACGAAGGTCGTCACGGTCAGCTGGAAGTGGATGATGATGATGATTCGGAAATGAGTGAGTACGACGAAGAGTACGACGACAGTGAATATTCTGACTCAGTGATTCCTGACGACGACGAAGAATAA
- a CDS encoding valine--pyruvate transaminase: MTPALTKIGAQMSNLTGVRAIMKDINETLRAGAGQELNNLSAGNPLILPEVEQLWRDCTAELLASSEYGEVVCRYGSSQGYAPLIEAIANDFNRRYGLNLTNSNILITPGSQSLYFYAANSFGGYTSSGELKQIVLPLSPDYTGYGGVSLVPEALIAYKPTLDIDETAHRFKYRPDFSQLSINENTGCVIFSRPCNPTGNVLTDEEVKKIAAIAAPYDVPVFIDSAYAPPYPALNFTEMTPVFGENILHCMSLSKVGLPGERIGVAIGNEKIIQVLESFQTNLCIHPSRYGQAIAARAISSGAIGDIAENVIRPFYQKKFAVLENTLEASMPKDLPWFLHRGEGAIFAWLWLQDLPITDWEFYQELKKVGVIVVPGSTFFPGLKEEWSHKHQCLRISLTGSDQEIVTGMQRLAKVAQQVYQAKVKSQESRVKSQK; the protein is encoded by the coding sequence ATGACTCCTGCCCTTACGAAAATCGGCGCTCAAATGTCCAACCTGACTGGCGTGCGAGCGATTATGAAGGATATTAACGAAACTTTACGCGCTGGTGCTGGGCAGGAATTAAATAATTTGAGTGCTGGAAATCCGCTGATTTTACCAGAAGTCGAGCAATTATGGCGCGATTGTACGGCTGAATTGCTCGCTAGCTCAGAATATGGTGAAGTGGTTTGTCGCTACGGTTCCAGTCAAGGTTATGCGCCATTAATTGAAGCGATCGCCAATGATTTTAATCGCCGCTATGGGTTAAACTTAACAAACAGCAATATTCTTATTACCCCCGGTAGTCAAAGCCTCTACTTCTATGCAGCCAACTCCTTTGGCGGTTACACTAGTAGCGGCGAACTCAAACAAATTGTTTTACCCCTCAGTCCCGATTACACAGGTTATGGTGGTGTTAGCTTGGTTCCCGAAGCTTTAATCGCCTACAAACCAACTCTCGATATTGACGAAACTGCACACAGGTTTAAATATCGACCTGACTTCAGCCAACTATCGATCAACGAAAACACAGGTTGCGTGATCTTCTCTCGTCCTTGTAACCCCACAGGTAACGTCCTCACCGATGAAGAGGTGAAAAAAATAGCCGCAATAGCTGCACCTTATGATGTACCAGTATTCATAGACTCAGCTTATGCGCCGCCTTACCCAGCGTTGAACTTTACAGAAATGACACCAGTGTTTGGAGAGAACATCCTCCACTGTATGAGTTTATCCAAAGTCGGCTTACCAGGGGAACGCATCGGTGTTGCCATTGGCAATGAAAAAATTATTCAAGTGCTAGAGTCATTCCAGACAAACTTGTGTATTCATCCCTCACGCTACGGACAAGCGATCGCAGCTCGTGCAATTAGTTCTGGCGCCATTGGCGACATCGCGGAAAATGTCATTCGTCCATTTTACCAGAAGAAGTTTGCAGTATTGGAAAATACATTAGAAGCGTCAATGCCCAAGGATTTACCTTGGTTCCTCCATCGCGGTGAAGGTGCTATCTTTGCTTGGTTATGGTTACAGGATCTACCAATTACAGACTGGGAATTTTACCAAGAACTGAAGAAAGTAGGTGTAATTGTTGTACCTGGTAGTACCTTCTTCCCCGGCTTAAAAGAAGAATGGTCACACAAACACCAATGTTTACGCATCAGCCTCACCGGCAGTGACCAAGAAATCGTCACCGGAATGCAGCGTCTTGCTAAGGTAGCTCAACAAGTTTATCAGGCAAAAGTCAAGAGTCAAGAGTCAAGAGTCAAAAGTCAAAAATAA
- the tsf gene encoding translation elongation factor Ts yields the protein MSEISAKLVQELRQKSGAGMMDCKKALKETEGDIEKAIDWLRQKGIATAGKKSDRVAAEGLVDTYIQPEGRVGVLIEVNCQTDFVARNEAFKALVKNLAQQAANADSVESLLAQPYIENTTITVQEFITQTITTLGENIQVRRFINFRISEGSYGAVDSYIHTGGRVGVLVELKSQTGSAAANEEFKALARNAAMQVAACPNVEYVSIDQIPPEVAQREKDVEMGRDDLEKKPDNIKEKIVQGRIEKRLKEFTLLDQPYIRDQSIAVEDLVKQVQGKVGEEIQVVRFVRFVLGEGIEKQESNFAEEVAAQMGIN from the coding sequence ATGTCGGAAATATCTGCAAAACTAGTCCAAGAGCTACGCCAAAAAAGCGGTGCTGGTATGATGGACTGCAAAAAGGCGCTAAAAGAAACTGAAGGTGATATCGAAAAAGCCATAGATTGGCTGCGACAAAAGGGAATAGCTACGGCGGGTAAAAAAAGCGATCGCGTTGCAGCAGAAGGTCTAGTGGATACCTACATTCAGCCGGAAGGCCGCGTGGGTGTACTCATAGAAGTTAACTGCCAAACCGATTTTGTTGCCCGTAACGAAGCTTTTAAAGCCTTAGTTAAAAACTTAGCCCAGCAAGCAGCCAATGCTGATAGTGTTGAATCTTTACTGGCTCAACCCTATATTGAAAATACCACCATCACTGTACAAGAATTCATCACCCAAACTATTACCACCCTTGGTGAAAATATTCAGGTGCGTCGCTTTATCAATTTTAGAATATCAGAAGGCTCCTATGGTGCGGTAGACAGCTACATTCACACTGGCGGTCGTGTCGGTGTTTTGGTAGAATTGAAGTCTCAAACTGGGTCAGCCGCTGCTAATGAAGAGTTCAAAGCTTTGGCACGAAATGCTGCGATGCAGGTTGCAGCTTGCCCTAATGTTGAGTATGTCAGCATAGACCAAATCCCTCCTGAAGTTGCCCAAAGGGAAAAAGATGTGGAAATGGGGCGGGATGATTTGGAGAAGAAGCCAGATAACATCAAAGAAAAAATCGTTCAGGGACGGATTGAAAAACGCCTGAAAGAATTCACTTTGCTCGATCAACCTTACATTCGCGATCAAAGTATTGCTGTGGAAGATTTGGTGAAGCAAGTTCAGGGTAAAGTAGGCGAAGAAATTCAAGTTGTACGCTTCGTCCGCTTTGTGCTTGGTGAAGGCATTGAAAAGCAAGAAAGTAATTTTGCTGAAGAAGTGGCTGCACAAATGGGCATAAACTAA
- the recG gene encoding ATP-dependent DNA helicase RecG, whose product MTNEQPDWIRLQKALAIEAETGFTDLVGKQYPFSTFLSLTFGQFPTALSRNERSRWQELAVQFGDYPNLGLEDRQHLVAETRRYLYWLQQGGDEGERGGEGEKKYQSPVGNPKSPIVAEVSRSFAPKNDQKLSDVPEIGMRKAENLARLGLYTVRDLLFYYPRDHIDYARQVSIAELQGGETVTIVATVKRCNCFTSPKNQKLSILDLILKDNTGEIKVSRFWAGSRFSSRAWQESLKRRYPVGSVLAACGLVKETKYGLTLDNPELEVLAHPGDTIDSLTIGRIVPIYALTEGVVANAVRQAVIAVLPGAAHLKDPLPSGLREKYNLMELKDAIANIHFPADSTSLQVARRRLVFDEFFYLQLSLLQRQQQAKAVQTSAILAPKGQLIEKFHEVLPFKLTGAQQRVINDILNDLQKPAPMNRLVQGDVGSGKTVVAVVAILAAIQSGYQAALMAPTEVLAEQHYRKLVSWFNLLHIPVELLTGSTKTAKRRQIHSELETGELPLLVGTHALIQDTVNFQQLGLVVIDEQHRFGVEQRARLQQKGNQPHVLTMTATPIPRTLALTVHGDLDVSQIDELPPGRQKIQTTMLTGKQRTQAYDLMRREIAQGRQIYVVLPLVEESEKLDLRSAVEEHQKLKESVFPEFQVGLLHGRMTSAEKDEAITKFRDNETQILVSTTVVEVGVDVPNATVMLIEHAERFGLSQLHQLRGRVGRGAAQSYCLLMSSTRSADALQRLKVLEQSQDGFFISEMDMRFRGPGQVLGTRQSGVPDFSLASLVEDEEVLVLARQAAEKVIEMDVTLERWYLMKEELKYRYERLMGGAIMT is encoded by the coding sequence ATGACTAATGAGCAACCAGATTGGATAAGATTGCAAAAAGCCTTGGCAATAGAGGCAGAAACCGGGTTTACAGACTTGGTGGGCAAACAATACCCCTTTAGTACCTTCCTCAGCCTCACTTTTGGGCAATTCCCTACAGCTTTGTCGCGAAATGAACGCAGCCGCTGGCAAGAATTAGCGGTTCAATTTGGCGATTATCCCAATCTGGGGCTGGAAGATAGACAACACTTGGTAGCAGAAACTCGTAGATATCTCTATTGGCTACAGCAAGGGGGAGATGAGGGGGAGAGAGGGGGAGAGGGGGAGAAGAAATATCAATCTCCTGTGGGAAATCCCAAATCGCCAATTGTGGCTGAGGTGAGTCGGAGTTTTGCGCCGAAAAATGACCAAAAACTCAGTGATGTACCAGAAATTGGTATGAGAAAAGCTGAAAATTTGGCGCGTCTAGGTTTGTATACGGTGCGTGACCTGCTGTTTTATTATCCCCGCGATCACATTGATTATGCGCGTCAAGTGAGTATCGCTGAGTTGCAGGGTGGTGAGACGGTGACAATAGTCGCTACGGTGAAGCGTTGTAATTGTTTTACTAGTCCGAAAAATCAGAAATTATCCATTTTAGACTTGATTCTTAAGGATAATACTGGTGAAATCAAAGTAAGTCGCTTTTGGGCAGGTTCGCGCTTTAGCAGTCGCGCTTGGCAAGAAAGTTTAAAACGTCGCTACCCTGTGGGTAGTGTGTTAGCGGCTTGTGGTTTGGTGAAAGAAACTAAATATGGCTTGACTCTGGATAACCCAGAGTTAGAAGTTTTAGCCCATCCAGGAGACACGATTGATTCCTTGACGATTGGTAGGATAGTGCCAATTTATGCTCTGACTGAGGGTGTGGTGGCGAATGCAGTCAGACAGGCGGTAATCGCTGTTTTACCAGGGGCGGCGCACTTGAAAGACCCGTTACCCAGTGGTTTGCGGGAGAAGTATAATTTGATGGAATTGAAGGATGCGATCGCCAATATCCATTTCCCTGCAGATAGCACCAGTCTGCAAGTTGCCCGTCGTCGCCTAGTCTTTGATGAATTTTTCTATCTGCAACTGAGTTTACTGCAACGCCAGCAGCAAGCAAAGGCAGTGCAAACCAGTGCGATTTTGGCGCCCAAAGGTCAACTCATCGAAAAATTCCACGAAGTCCTGCCTTTTAAACTCACAGGCGCCCAGCAGCGAGTTATCAATGATATCCTCAACGATTTGCAAAAGCCTGCACCCATGAATCGTCTGGTACAGGGCGATGTGGGTTCTGGTAAAACTGTGGTGGCAGTAGTTGCAATTTTAGCAGCAATTCAATCTGGCTACCAAGCAGCGTTGATGGCACCCACCGAAGTGTTGGCAGAACAGCATTACCGCAAGTTGGTTAGCTGGTTTAACCTGTTGCATATACCAGTAGAATTGCTGACTGGTTCGACTAAAACTGCAAAAAGGCGACAAATTCATTCGGAGTTAGAAACGGGGGAATTACCCCTGTTAGTTGGTACCCATGCCTTGATTCAAGACACGGTAAATTTTCAACAATTGGGTCTGGTGGTAATTGATGAACAGCATCGGTTTGGGGTAGAACAACGGGCACGTTTACAGCAAAAGGGAAACCAACCCCATGTATTAACTATGACGGCTACTCCCATTCCCCGGACACTGGCGCTAACGGTCCACGGGGATTTGGATGTGAGTCAAATTGATGAGTTACCACCAGGAAGGCAAAAGATTCAAACGACAATGCTAACGGGTAAACAACGCACCCAAGCTTACGACCTGATGCGGCGAGAAATTGCCCAAGGAAGGCAAATTTATGTAGTTTTGCCCTTGGTGGAAGAATCAGAAAAATTAGATTTGCGATCGGCGGTAGAGGAGCATCAAAAGTTAAAAGAAAGCGTTTTCCCCGAATTTCAAGTGGGACTGTTGCATGGTCGCATGACTTCAGCCGAGAAAGACGAAGCAATTACGAAATTCCGCGATAATGAAACACAAATTTTGGTTTCTACAACCGTGGTGGAGGTGGGGGTAGACGTGCCCAATGCCACAGTTATGCTCATTGAACATGCGGAACGCTTTGGCTTATCGCAACTGCACCAACTGCGAGGACGTGTTGGTCGGGGTGCGGCGCAGTCTTATTGTTTATTAATGAGCAGTACCAGAAGTGCTGATGCTCTACAACGGCTGAAGGTGTTGGAACAGTCCCAAGATGGCTTTTTCATCTCAGAAATGGATATGCGTTTTCGCGGTCCTGGGCAAGTTTTGGGAACTCGCCAATCGGGGGTGCCTGATTTTAGTTTAGCTAGTTTGGTGGAAGACGAAGAAGTTTTAGTGTTAGCGCGACAAGCTGCAGA
- a CDS encoding nucleic acid-binding protein — protein MTFCDASPLIALINQGDNNHQRCVEILPSLSAPLITTCACFTEAMYLLGRYGSWLAQQELWGYVADEILVIYHHTSDELTRMETLMEQYRDVPMDLADASLVAMAEVLNQRQIFTLDRDFYIYRLSGNQSFEVLP, from the coding sequence ATGACCTTTTGCGATGCTTCTCCCCTAATTGCCCTAATCAATCAAGGTGATAACAATCATCAACGCTGCGTTGAAATTTTACCATCACTGTCAGCCCCCCTCATCACTACATGTGCTTGTTTTACCGAGGCTATGTATTTATTGGGTCGATATGGGAGTTGGTTAGCACAACAAGAATTATGGGGTTATGTAGCTGATGAAATATTAGTCATATATCATCATACTTCAGATGAACTAACCAGAATGGAAACTTTAATGGAGCAATATCGAGATGTTCCAATGGATTTAGCAGATGCTTCTCTGGTAGCTATGGCTGAAGTGCTTAATCAAAGACAAATATTCACCCTTGATCGAGATTTTTATATTTATCGATTGTCTGGAAATCAATCGTTTGAGGTTTTGCCCTAA
- the rimM gene encoding ribosome maturation factor RimM (Essential for efficient processing of 16S rRNA) translates to MTNDWLKIGKIVAPQGLSGEVRVYPNTDFPERFEVSGTRWLLRPGQTTPQPIELLAGRYIEGKNLYVIKLAGVENCNQAEELRGCEIMIPASDRPELAEGEYYVPDLIGLFVYLQASGELVGTVVDIIPAGNDLLEVKLHPGFAGDKKQKTVLIPFVEAIAPVVDLQSSRIEITPPPGLLELND, encoded by the coding sequence ATGACAAATGACTGGCTAAAAATTGGTAAAATTGTCGCACCGCAAGGACTATCCGGGGAAGTGCGGGTTTATCCCAACACCGATTTCCCCGAACGGTTTGAGGTATCAGGAACACGCTGGTTATTGCGTCCTGGGCAGACGACACCACAACCGATAGAATTATTGGCAGGACGTTACATTGAAGGCAAAAATTTGTATGTGATCAAATTAGCTGGGGTCGAAAATTGCAACCAAGCCGAAGAGTTGCGCGGTTGTGAAATCATGATACCAGCTAGCGATCGCCCGGAATTAGCAGAAGGTGAATATTACGTCCCCGATTTAATTGGCTTATTCGTCTATCTACAAGCATCTGGCGAACTTGTGGGTACAGTGGTTGATATAATTCCAGCAGGTAATGATTTATTGGAAGTCAAATTACACCCCGGATTTGCTGGCGACAAAAAACAAAAGACTGTTTTGATTCCATTTGTAGAAGCGATCGCACCCGTGGTTGACTTACAAAGTAGTCGGATTGAAATTACACCACCCCCCGGTTTGTTAGAACTTAACGATTAA